The Actinocorallia herbida DNA window CGTGATGTCGGCGTCGGAGATGGCCTTGCTCCACGCCAGGAGGGCGAGGCTCGCGACGAACCGCTTGACGTCCCAGGTGAAGGCGCCGATGTAGGCCTCGTCGAAGTCGTTGACGTCGAAGGTGAAGACGCCGTCGTCGCTCATGTACGTACCGAAGTTCTGCGCGTGCAGGTCACCCTGGATCCAGACGCGGGAGGTCCGCTCGTTGGCCCACGGGTCGGCGTCGCCGGCGATGTCGGCGTAGAAGATGGGCGCGCTGCCCCGGTAGAACGCGAACGGGTCGGAGGCCATCTTGCGGAAGCGGCGGCGGAACTCGGCGGGGCTGCGCCGCATCAGGGGGGCGAAGGCGTCGACGAGGACGTCGATGAGGCGCGCCTGCCGTTCCTTGGGCTCGGCCGCGCCGAGCGCGGCCACGAGGTCGGTCATGGGTAGGGGGTTCCTTTCGCGGTATGACCAGATCATCCCGCTCCTGCGCGCCCTGTGCGGCGTGATTCGCCTCAGGCCTCCATGTACCGGGCGTCCACTTTCTCGATCTTGTCCTGGAGGGCGCGGGCGGGGTCGTCGGAGAACGAGCACAGGGCGACCATCGCGGTGATCACCACGTCGCACAGTTCAGCGGCGACGTCCTCGCGGGTGTGGGTCCTGCCTTTGCGGGGGTTCTGGCCAACGAGTCCGATATACGCCTGCGACACCTCGCCGATCTCCTCGGTGAGCTTCACCAGTCGCATCGCCCGTTCGTGGTCGCCGGTGCCGTTCACCTGGTCCAGATGGGCGGCGAAGCGGCGGACGCTCGGCCAGGGGTCGTAGACGCTCATCCCCCGACCCTAGTGTGAAAGACTGTCAGTAAGCGCTAACTTGCGCGACGGCGGCTCGCTTGAGCTGCGGGAACGACGAGCCCGAGGAAGGCACACATGATCGAGTGGTCCGCGGACGAGCTGATGATCCGCGACGCGGTGCGCGACTGGGTGGCCAAGGAGGTCCGGCCCCACCAGGACGGCCTGGACTCGGGCGACGTGTCCCCGTACCCCATCATCCAGAACCTCTACCGGACCTTCGGCATGGCCGACATGGCCGCGTCCTCCTTCGACAAGCGCATCGCCAAGGAGAAGGCCGGCGAGCCCGCACCGGAGAAGAAGGAAGGCGGCCCCGACGCGGGCGCCTCCTTCACCATGCTGCCCATCATCGAGCTGTGCAAGGTCGCCCCCGGCCTCGTCACCGCCATGGGCGTCTCCCTCGGCCTGGCCGCCGGCACGATCATGAAGCGCGGGACCGTCGAGCAGAAGGAGCGCTGGGGCCGCGACCTGCTCACCTTCGACAAGGTCGGCGCGTGGGCCATCACCGAGCCCGACTCCGGCTCCGACGCGTTCGGCGGCATGAAGGCCTCGGCCCGTGTCGACGGCGACGGCTGGCTCCTCAACGGCAACAAGACCTTCATCACCAACGGCCCCGACGCCGACACGATCGTCTTCTACGCCAAGCTCGACGACGGCCGTCCGATGCGCGAGCGCGAGATCCTCTGCTTCGTGCTCGACAAGGGCATGGACGGCCTCGTCCAGTCCAAGCCGCTGCGCAAGATGGGCTGCCACTCCTCCCCCACCGGCGAGCTGTTCCTCCAGGACGTCAAGGTCGGCCGGGACCGGCTGCTGTCGGGCGGCGGCAGCGGCAAGGAGTCGGCCAAGCAGAACTTCACCACCGAGCGCGCGGGCGTCGCGGCGATGTCCCTCGGCGTCATCGAGGAGTGCCTGCGGCTGTCCATCGACTACGCCAAGTCCCGCGTGGCGTGGGGCAAGCCGATCGGCGACTACCAGCTCATCCAGCTCAAGCTGGCCAAGATGGAGGTCGCGCGCATCAACGTCCAGAACATGGTCTTCCGGCACATCGAGCTGGCCAAGGCGGGCCGGAACCCGACCCTGGCCGAGGCGAGCGCGATGAAGCTGTACTCCGCGCAGGCCGCGTCCGAGGTGGCCATGGAGGCCGTCCAGCTCTTCGGCGGCAACGGCTACATCGCCGAGTACCGGGTCGAGCAGCTCGCCCGCGACGCGAAGGTCTTCCAGATCTACGCGGGCACCGACGAGCTTCAGATCACGCACATCGCCCGCGACCTGCTGAGCCGGTGAACCGGAGGCGGGCGGTCGCTGGACATCGCGGGAATTGATCTGGATACTCGCGTTCATGGACGGACCGCCCGCATTCCCGGTACGGGCCTCCGACACCCGCCGGGACAGGGTGATCGAGGAGCTGCGCGACAGGCTCGTCGAGGGGCGCATGTCGCAGGGCACCTACGAGCAGCGGGTCGAACGCGCGCTCAGGGCGCGCAACGAGGCCGAGCTCGCGGAGCTGCTGCACGACCTGCCCCCGCGCAACCGCGTCGTCGATCGGCTGACCGGCCTCGTGTCGTCGCTGTCGGCCGCGACCGCCCGGGTGGAGTCGGCCTGGCGGGCCCCCCGCCTGCCCCGCTTCATCCTCCCCGGCTCCCAGCAGCCCCGCGTGCTCGTCGGCCGCGCCCCCGGCTGCCACTTCGTCCTGACGGACCTGACGGTCTCCCGCTTCCACGCCGAGATCCGGGCGAACGAGGACGGCTGGATCGTCAGCGACCTCGGCTCCATGAACGGCACCCGCCTCAACGGCTGGCGCCTCACCGGCCCCGTCGCCGTCCGCCCCGGCGACCAGCTGGGCTTCGGCGACCTCACCTTCGTCGTGGCGGCCACCCTCGCCTGACCGCTCCGCGGCGGCGCCCGGCCCGACCGGTCCGCATATTTCCCCTCTCTCTCGGTAAAGCTGCGACTACAGTGCGTCTGTGACCGAGAAGAACCCCCTGATCACCGATCGCTACCAGCGGCTGCGCCTCCTCGGCGAGGGCGGGACGGGGCAGGTCTGGCTGGCCGCCCATCCGGCGCTCGACCGGCGCGAGGCGCTCAAGCGGATCGAGATCCCCGCGGACCTCTCCCCCGGCGTCCGCGACCGGCTGCGCGAGCGGATCCACCGCGAGACCAAGGCGGCGGGCCGCATGACGCACGAGAACGTCGTGCCGGTCTACGACGCCTTCATCGAGGACGGCGCCTGCTGGATCAGCATGGAGTACGTCGAAGGCCCCACCGTGGCGTCCCTGATCAGGGAGAACCCGCTCGATCCGGCCGAGGCCGCCCGCATCGGCCTCGATGTGGTGCGCGCGCTGGAGTACTGCCACGGCATGGGCGTCGTCCACCGGGACGTCAAGCCCTCCAGCATCCTGAACCGGCTCCCCGACCCCGGGCGCGAGGACGACGAGCCCCGGGCCAGGCTCACCGACTTCGGGATCGCCCACCTCGACGACGAGCCGGCCACGACCTCGCTCGGCCGGGTGATGGGCACCCCCGCCTACAGGTCGCCCGAGCAGCTGCACGGCGGGCCGGTGACCGGGGCGACCGACCTGTGGTCGCTCGGCGCCACCCTGTTCCACATGGTCGAGGGACGCCCCCCGTTCGGCACGTCCTACGAGAAGGTCCTCGCCCAGGTCGCCGGGCGCCGCCGCGTCCGATGCGCCAGGTCCCCCGAGTTCACCCCCGTCGTCAGGGCGTTGCTCAGGCGCGACCCGGAGAAGCGGGCCTCGCTCGACGACACCGCCGCGCGGCTGGCGGCGATCCTCGCGGCCCGCACCGCCGACCCGGTGTCCGCGCCGCTCGACCGGCGCAAGGTCCTGGTCGCCGGCGCGACCGCGGTGGGCGCGGTCCTCACCGCAGGCGGGGCCTCGGTCCTCATCGACCGGGGGCGGTCCGGCGGCACGGCGCCGGGCGACACCACGTCGTCCGCGCCGCCGCCTCCCGGCGTCCCGGGACGCTCGTACGCGGGCCTGCGCCAGATCGCGGAGATCCCGGCGCTCGAGTTCGCGGGCAGGGGCGTGGCGTTCAGCAGGAACGGGCGCGCGTTCGCGGTCGCCGGAGGCGAGGGGTTGCGGGCCCGCGCGTGGAACACCACGACCCGCAAGGCGATCCCGGGCCTCAGACGCCACTCCGCGTGGGTGTGGGCCGTGGAGTACAGCCCGGACGGACGCCTTCTCGCGATCGGCGGCGGCGCCGAGATCCGGCTGCTGGACGCGACGACGCTGGGTCGCGTCCGGACCCTTCGGACGGGCTCCGGCGTGCGCTCGCTGGCCTTCTCCGCCGACAGCGGGACCCTGGTGTCGGGCGACGACCTCGGCGAGGCCGCGGTGTTCCGCGTCGGCGACGGCGTGCGGCTGAACCTCACCCGGGGCATCGGCGGGCACCCCGGGTACTCGCAGGTCGCCGTCCACCCGACCGAACGGCTGTACGCCACCTCGGCGGGCCCCGTCGTCGACCTCAGGTCGCTGGCGACCTACCGGGTGACCGGCAGGCCGCTGTCCGGGCACACGAAGGCGGTCCGCGCGATCGAGTTCAGCCCTGACGGGAGCCTCGTCGCGACGGCGTCGGAGGACCACACCGTAGGGCTCTGGCACGTCGCCACGCGGCGCCGGGTCCGCACGCTGCGGCACGCGGGCGTCGTCCACGACCTGGCCTTCTCGCCCGACGGCGCGACCCTCGCCACGGCCTGCGGCGAAGGGCCGGTCCGGCTGTTCGCGGCGGCGTCGGGGACGGAACTGGGCGGTCTCGACGTCCCGGACGCCACCGCCGTGGCGTTCCACCCGAGGGCGGCGATGCTCGCCGTGACGACCTACCGCGACAGGACCGTCCGGCTGTTCGGGAAGGAGAGGTGAGGCCGCCCGCCGCGCGGGTGCCGCGGCGGGCGGTACGCGGGGTTACGGGGTGATGTTGAGGTTGCCGCCCTGGGGGACGGGGACGACGCTGATGCGGCCGTCCTTGATGGCCTGGTAGAGGACCGCGCCGTTCGGGCCGAGGACCTTCACGAGCTCCTTGAGCGCCTGGATCTCGGTCTTGATCTGCTTGTTGCGGTTCTCCTGGGTGTTGTTGTCCTCGATGGCCTGCTGGGCCGCGGCGAGGGCGTTGCGCACGTTGTCCGGCGGGACGGGCTGCTGGAGGGTGAGCAGGAAGGCTCCGCAGTCACCGCTGCCGGTGTAGGTGGGGGCGCAGAAGAAGTTGTCGCCTGCGGTCGCGTTGACCTGGGCGGCCACCGCGGCGCCCACCTCGGTCTCCCACTTGCGCTTGGTCTCGGGGTCGGAGTAAAGGTCCTGCCACGGGTACTTCTTCGACACCTCGTCCAGCGCGCGGTCGAGCGGCGCGCCTATGTAGGTGCGCAGCATCTCCGACCAGCCCTCCTCCTCGTAGGCCTCGTACTTCAGGCCGATCTCCTCGTGGAACTTGCGCAGCGTGTCGCAGGAGTCGTTGAGAGAGAACGTGGCGACGCCCTCGACGGTCAGCTCCAGGTCGTC harbors:
- a CDS encoding SPFH domain-containing protein, which translates into the protein MRYLKGIGAVVALVVAAMVLSGCSASIAPDQKGLEYNAGPFSSTEFDDCGSGRIWHGPADKVFAYPVGQRTYKFGNKGESDALKVVSRDDLELTVEGVATFSLNDSCDTLRKFHEEIGLKYEAYEEEGWSEMLRTYIGAPLDRALDEVSKKYPWQDLYSDPETKRKWETEVGAAVAAQVNATAGDNFFCAPTYTGSGDCGAFLLTLQQPVPPDNVRNALAAAQQAIEDNNTQENRNKQIKTEIQALKELVKVLGPNGAVLYQAIKDGRISVVPVPQGGNLNITP
- a CDS encoding DUF1707 and FHA domain-containing protein, translating into MDGPPAFPVRASDTRRDRVIEELRDRLVEGRMSQGTYEQRVERALRARNEAELAELLHDLPPRNRVVDRLTGLVSSLSAATARVESAWRAPRLPRFILPGSQQPRVLVGRAPGCHFVLTDLTVSRFHAEIRANEDGWIVSDLGSMNGTRLNGWRLTGPVAVRPGDQLGFGDLTFVVAATLA
- a CDS encoding WD40 repeat domain-containing serine/threonine protein kinase, which encodes MTEKNPLITDRYQRLRLLGEGGTGQVWLAAHPALDRREALKRIEIPADLSPGVRDRLRERIHRETKAAGRMTHENVVPVYDAFIEDGACWISMEYVEGPTVASLIRENPLDPAEAARIGLDVVRALEYCHGMGVVHRDVKPSSILNRLPDPGREDDEPRARLTDFGIAHLDDEPATTSLGRVMGTPAYRSPEQLHGGPVTGATDLWSLGATLFHMVEGRPPFGTSYEKVLAQVAGRRRVRCARSPEFTPVVRALLRRDPEKRASLDDTAARLAAILAARTADPVSAPLDRRKVLVAGATAVGAVLTAGGASVLIDRGRSGGTAPGDTTSSAPPPPGVPGRSYAGLRQIAEIPALEFAGRGVAFSRNGRAFAVAGGEGLRARAWNTTTRKAIPGLRRHSAWVWAVEYSPDGRLLAIGGGAEIRLLDATTLGRVRTLRTGSGVRSLAFSADSGTLVSGDDLGEAAVFRVGDGVRLNLTRGIGGHPGYSQVAVHPTERLYATSAGPVVDLRSLATYRVTGRPLSGHTKAVRAIEFSPDGSLVATASEDHTVGLWHVATRRRVRTLRHAGVVHDLAFSPDGATLATACGEGPVRLFAAASGTELGGLDVPDATAVAFHPRAAMLAVTTYRDRTVRLFGKER
- a CDS encoding acyl-CoA dehydrogenase family protein, with the protein product MIEWSADELMIRDAVRDWVAKEVRPHQDGLDSGDVSPYPIIQNLYRTFGMADMAASSFDKRIAKEKAGEPAPEKKEGGPDAGASFTMLPIIELCKVAPGLVTAMGVSLGLAAGTIMKRGTVEQKERWGRDLLTFDKVGAWAITEPDSGSDAFGGMKASARVDGDGWLLNGNKTFITNGPDADTIVFYAKLDDGRPMREREILCFVLDKGMDGLVQSKPLRKMGCHSSPTGELFLQDVKVGRDRLLSGGGSGKESAKQNFTTERAGVAAMSLGVIEECLRLSIDYAKSRVAWGKPIGDYQLIQLKLAKMEVARINVQNMVFRHIELAKAGRNPTLAEASAMKLYSAQAASEVAMEAVQLFGGNGYIAEYRVEQLARDAKVFQIYAGTDELQITHIARDLLSR
- a CDS encoding MazG-like family protein encodes the protein MSVYDPWPSVRRFAAHLDQVNGTGDHERAMRLVKLTEEIGEVSQAYIGLVGQNPRKGRTHTREDVAAELCDVVITAMVALCSFSDDPARALQDKIEKVDARYMEA